In one window of Chryseobacterium sp. JV274 DNA:
- a CDS encoding acyl carrier protein, which translates to MNTTEEFYEIIASAIAIKKELVDEKLTYQEIPEWDSMSHLLIVEALEQFYQIKFDFNDILEMGTVGKIREKMKKYEVFVEN; encoded by the coding sequence ATGAACACTACAGAAGAATTTTATGAAATTATCGCCTCTGCCATCGCCATAAAAAAAGAATTGGTAGATGAAAAACTAACGTATCAGGAAATCCCGGAATGGGATTCTATGTCTCATCTTCTTATCGTAGAAGCGCTTGAACAGTTTTATCAGATCAAATTTGATTTTAATGATATTCTTGAGATGGGAACCGTCGGGAAGATTCGCGAAAAAATGAAAAAATACGAAGTATTCGTAGAAAACTAA
- a CDS encoding PepSY-associated TM helix domain-containing protein, whose product MKLKFRKIAYQLHLWLGLTSGLIVVIMAATGCILAFEEELKHIVHPNRYFVENIGRKKLELSQLTEKAEKALPEGLKVKRVVMSSDPSRTYVFRTLKMDEEAWTYWGTYLYYYRIYVDPYNGKVQEVEDAKKDFFEIVLDLHRRLLLGEKIGKTITGYSTLIFAIILLSGLVIWYPRKMSKTMLKGMFFIKTSANWKRINYDAHNVLGFYAVIPLLLISYSALIWSFEDVDKWVKNTLNGNTTEKKAKSTIPSEELSDRNNILNLIGNTMEKGLKDKKSALINFPRSEEGTYYAELTYDGRQYRNEHFNFDQYSGDILKSQSYKNKNIGYGTALRERNYDLHTGSILGLTTRIIYFLAAVIALSLPITGFIIYLNKKKKKPKHKKNKVIFPSHYQ is encoded by the coding sequence ATGAAGTTAAAGTTTAGAAAAATAGCATATCAGTTACATCTATGGCTCGGACTAACGTCCGGGCTTATAGTTGTTATTATGGCTGCTACAGGATGTATCCTGGCTTTTGAAGAAGAATTAAAACACATTGTTCACCCCAACAGATATTTCGTTGAAAACATCGGTAGAAAAAAACTTGAATTATCTCAACTTACGGAAAAAGCAGAAAAAGCACTTCCTGAAGGGTTGAAAGTCAAAAGAGTGGTAATGTCTTCCGATCCCTCGCGAACCTATGTCTTCCGAACGCTGAAAATGGATGAGGAAGCATGGACGTATTGGGGGACTTATCTTTATTATTACCGGATTTATGTAGATCCCTACAATGGAAAAGTGCAGGAAGTAGAAGATGCCAAAAAAGATTTCTTTGAAATTGTGCTGGATCTCCACAGAAGACTTCTGCTGGGAGAAAAAATAGGAAAAACAATTACCGGTTATTCCACATTGATTTTTGCAATTATCCTTTTATCGGGGCTTGTGATATGGTATCCCCGTAAAATGAGTAAAACCATGCTGAAAGGAATGTTTTTCATTAAAACATCAGCCAATTGGAAAAGGATCAACTATGACGCTCATAATGTGCTGGGTTTCTATGCTGTGATTCCTTTACTCTTAATCTCTTATTCCGCATTGATATGGAGCTTTGAAGATGTAGACAAATGGGTAAAGAATACACTGAACGGAAACACTACAGAAAAGAAAGCCAAAAGTACCATCCCTTCCGAAGAACTTTCAGACCGGAATAACATCCTCAATCTGATTGGAAATACCATGGAAAAAGGACTGAAAGATAAGAAGTCAGCACTTATCAATTTTCCAAGATCGGAAGAGGGAACGTATTATGCTGAACTTACTTATGATGGAAGACAATACAGAAATGAACATTTTAATTTTGATCAGTATTCAGGAGATATTTTAAAATCTCAATCTTATAAAAACAAAAATATCGGATATGGAACCGCATTAAGAGAAAGAAATTATGATCTTCACACCGGAAGTATCCTGGGACTGACTACCAGAATTATTTATTTTCTGGCGGCTGTTATCGCACTATCACTTCCCATTACCGGATTTATCATTTATTTGAATAAGAAAAAGAAGAAACCAAAACATAAGAAAAACAAAGTAATTTTTCCTTCTCATTATCAGTAA
- a CDS encoding TonB-dependent receptor: protein MKTSKTLILLLGLALSSNSLSAQQGDRIHGKIMLTEQAPVKNAILRLVNTSYQAKTNNLGEYYFENVPPGEYTLQVVLNDIELMRESIHIQKDVHEIPAIYAPLHNNVIEGITVYAVSRNKFLDRDSTSVAKMPLKVLENPQAYTSINQQIMKEQLTYDISEVLKNVPGMVKMQGSPGRGSGDGSFYYSLRGFPTKVSMVDGVPANTNGEIDPADIERLEVIKGPSGTLYGGAVTSFGGLINAVTKKPKDYFGGEASYLMGSYNLNRVTADVYGPITESRNILFRLNAAYQYQNGFRDSEFRKSFFVAPTISYQVNDRLKFNLGAQIYNYEGTNTPIIFLPRTRAYFAHNPDELGFDWKRSYSNNDMTLKAPSINVKAEAVYKIADKWTSQTLLSRNFRKTEGLYQYQFIRGNTSDAMLERNVQWQNSEASSTSVQQNFNGEFNIGKIKNKVLIGLDYLNQTINNNHSPIVVFDNVDGQNLTGSYGSISKDLALQKIQAATQAAILAGKTPLVRNTTASNLYGAYISNVTHITDRLTTLISLRMDHYESKGQLNLNDNKRAGEFNQTAWSPKVGVVYQILKDQLSAYGNYMNGFSYTAPVTQQLADYSGDMKPQMANQWEVGIKGNLWRNKINFTVSYYDILVDNIQRGTGVIRDGKEYSIVIQDGQQRSKGIEIETIMNPVQGLNIMAGYAYNHSRYEKADPAVDGRRPESAGPANVFNSWISYILPIRGFQGLGVGFGVNRVGKQITGNKVVTGQFAFPAYTLVNASISLEKERYRLGFKMNNLGNVQYFAGQGVVVAQMPRNFVAEVSFKF, encoded by the coding sequence ATGAAAACATCTAAAACCCTTATATTACTTCTTGGTCTTGCTTTATCTTCAAACTCGCTTTCTGCACAACAGGGCGACAGAATTCATGGCAAGATCATGCTGACAGAACAGGCACCAGTAAAAAATGCAATTTTAAGACTTGTCAATACGTCTTATCAGGCAAAAACCAATAATTTAGGAGAATATTACTTTGAAAATGTACCACCTGGAGAATATACGCTTCAGGTGGTTTTAAATGACATCGAACTGATGAGGGAATCTATCCATATTCAGAAAGATGTCCACGAAATTCCTGCGATTTATGCCCCATTACACAATAATGTGATTGAGGGAATCACTGTATATGCAGTGAGCAGAAATAAATTTCTGGATAGAGATAGCACTTCAGTAGCTAAAATGCCTCTGAAAGTTCTTGAAAATCCACAGGCTTATACAAGCATCAACCAGCAGATCATGAAGGAACAGCTTACTTACGATATCTCGGAAGTACTGAAAAATGTTCCGGGTATGGTCAAAATGCAGGGAAGCCCGGGAAGAGGTTCAGGAGACGGAAGTTTCTATTACAGCCTTAGAGGTTTCCCAACCAAAGTATCCATGGTAGATGGTGTTCCGGCAAATACCAATGGTGAGATAGATCCTGCCGACATTGAGCGTCTGGAGGTGATCAAAGGGCCTTCAGGAACTCTATATGGAGGTGCTGTAACTTCTTTTGGAGGTCTTATCAATGCAGTAACCAAAAAACCAAAAGACTATTTCGGTGGCGAGGCTTCTTATCTGATGGGAAGCTACAATCTGAACCGTGTAACCGCTGATGTTTATGGTCCCATTACAGAATCCCGAAATATACTGTTCCGCTTAAATGCAGCGTATCAATATCAGAATGGTTTCAGAGATTCTGAATTCAGAAAATCATTTTTTGTAGCACCTACGATAAGTTATCAGGTTAATGACAGACTTAAATTTAACCTTGGAGCTCAGATTTACAATTATGAAGGAACCAATACACCGATTATTTTCCTTCCGAGAACAAGAGCTTATTTTGCTCATAATCCCGATGAACTTGGCTTCGACTGGAAAAGATCTTACTCCAATAATGATATGACCTTAAAAGCTCCGTCAATCAATGTAAAAGCAGAAGCTGTCTACAAAATTGCAGATAAATGGACTTCACAGACCTTGCTTTCAAGAAACTTCAGAAAAACAGAAGGTTTGTACCAATATCAGTTTATCAGAGGAAATACCAGTGATGCAATGTTAGAACGTAATGTACAGTGGCAGAATTCAGAAGCTTCTTCTACAAGTGTTCAACAAAACTTCAATGGAGAATTTAACATCGGAAAAATAAAAAATAAAGTCTTGATAGGATTAGACTATCTTAACCAGACAATTAATAATAACCATTCTCCAATTGTGGTATTCGACAATGTGGATGGACAAAACCTGACAGGCAGCTATGGAAGTATTTCCAAAGATCTTGCTCTTCAGAAAATTCAGGCCGCTACCCAAGCCGCTATTCTTGCTGGTAAAACACCTTTGGTAAGAAATACCACTGCCTCCAATCTTTATGGGGCTTATATTTCAAATGTAACTCACATTACTGACCGTTTGACTACATTGATCAGTTTGCGTATGGACCATTATGAAAGCAAAGGCCAGCTGAATCTGAACGATAACAAACGTGCAGGAGAATTCAACCAAACAGCGTGGTCTCCAAAAGTAGGTGTTGTTTACCAGATTCTTAAAGATCAACTCTCTGCTTATGGTAACTATATGAATGGTTTCAGTTATACAGCACCTGTTACGCAGCAATTGGCTGATTATAGCGGAGATATGAAACCACAGATGGCGAACCAGTGGGAAGTAGGAATCAAAGGAAACCTTTGGAGAAACAAGATTAACTTTACCGTTTCATATTACGACATTCTTGTTGACAATATCCAGAGAGGAACCGGAGTCATCCGTGACGGAAAAGAATACAGTATTGTTATTCAGGATGGACAGCAAAGAAGTAAAGGGATTGAAATCGAAACCATCATGAATCCTGTTCAGGGATTGAATATTATGGCGGGATATGCCTACAACCACAGCAGATATGAAAAAGCAGATCCAGCTGTAGATGGCCGCCGTCCGGAATCTGCAGGTCCAGCGAATGTATTCAATTCATGGATCAGTTATATTCTTCCTATCAGAGGATTTCAGGGACTTGGAGTTGGCTTTGGGGTAAACCGTGTAGGAAAACAGATTACCGGAAACAAGGTAGTTACCGGACAGTTTGCATTTCCTGCCTATACTTTAGTCAATGCTTCCATTTCTCTTGAAAAAGAAAGATACAGATTAGGATTTAAAATGAATAATCTGGGTAATGTACAATATTTTGCAGGGCAGGGAGTGGTAGTCGCACAGATGCCTCGTAATTTTGTTGCTGAGGTTAGCTTTAAATTTTAA
- a CDS encoding AMP-binding protein, translating to MKILENVIANKNLGFTDASTGKTIPVGTLYRSLGLNPVEKGLLFLYNDNQLSSIEVLLNFYGTAHTIAVLGQKLHEEFKERIEAEYRPKYIFDPQREAIEGYSLKEFSDHIRIFAKDDYKSEVTIHPDIKILLSTSGTTGVPKLVKLSDESLYQNALSILQYMPVQESDVVPLNVPINFVYGFSIFTTNCMRAGRIVCTDKDIMQKAFWDEMEEYGYSTLGGVPFLYENLNRIGFFRKDSPSLRYFTHTGGVINAELRKTIFSYCHEFKKEFFAQYGQTEAGGRMAYLTTEGLLEAETSIGTPVHNGSFRIDTETDELLFSHMSIFGGYANKLEDLATYEQPSVLHTGDTARKGENGIYYITGRIKRIMKLFGIRLNLDEVEFILKNEMQGNTFVCLNANDKKIVVLYDNPDIDPQIITETIKNKLRINPQYVRVELIESFPLSQNGKINYPLLQNLQHENI from the coding sequence ATGAAAATTTTAGAAAATGTAATTGCCAATAAGAACTTGGGGTTTACAGATGCTTCCACCGGTAAAACAATACCGGTGGGAACGCTGTACCGGTCTTTAGGCTTAAATCCGGTAGAAAAAGGGCTGCTCTTTTTGTACAATGACAATCAGCTGTCCAGTATTGAGGTACTCCTCAATTTTTACGGAACAGCGCACACCATTGCGGTACTGGGACAAAAGCTACATGAAGAATTCAAAGAACGTATCGAGGCAGAATACCGTCCGAAATATATCTTTGATCCGCAAAGAGAAGCTATTGAAGGATACAGCCTGAAAGAATTCTCAGACCACATCAGAATCTTTGCAAAGGATGACTATAAGAGTGAAGTTACAATTCATCCTGACATTAAAATCCTTTTGAGTACTTCAGGGACAACAGGTGTTCCGAAACTGGTTAAATTATCAGATGAAAGCCTTTATCAGAATGCTTTGAGCATCCTTCAGTATATGCCTGTTCAGGAATCCGATGTGGTTCCTTTAAACGTTCCTATCAACTTTGTATATGGATTCTCTATTTTCACCACCAACTGTATGCGTGCCGGAAGAATTGTCTGTACAGATAAAGACATTATGCAGAAAGCATTCTGGGATGAAATGGAAGAGTATGGCTACAGTACTTTGGGCGGAGTTCCTTTCCTTTATGAGAACCTGAACAGAATAGGATTTTTCAGAAAAGATTCTCCAAGCCTAAGGTATTTTACTCATACCGGAGGCGTAATCAATGCTGAGCTTAGAAAAACCATTTTCTCTTATTGTCATGAATTTAAAAAAGAATTCTTTGCGCAATATGGTCAGACCGAAGCAGGAGGAAGAATGGCTTATCTTACCACAGAAGGATTGCTGGAAGCTGAAACTTCTATCGGAACTCCGGTACACAACGGAAGTTTCAGAATTGATACTGAAACCGATGAACTTCTCTTCTCACACATGAGTATTTTCGGAGGTTATGCCAATAAACTGGAGGATCTTGCCACTTATGAGCAACCTTCCGTACTCCATACCGGAGATACCGCCAGAAAAGGGGAGAACGGAATTTATTATATCACAGGAAGAATAAAGCGTATCATGAAGCTTTTCGGAATACGCCTTAATCTGGATGAGGTAGAATTCATTCTTAAAAATGAAATGCAGGGCAATACCTTCGTATGTCTGAATGCCAATGATAAAAAAATCGTTGTGTTGTATGACAATCCGGACATTGATCCTCAGATCATCACCGAAACCATTAAAAATAAACTGCGTATCAACCCGCAATATGTACGCGTCGAACTTATAGAATCATTTCCATTATCACAAAACGGTAAAATAAACTATCCCCTGTTACAAAACTTACAGCATGAAAACATCTAA
- a CDS encoding MATE family efflux transporter produces the protein MRKFLHILKEGAVFAYGAIAGKKVELTSGSINRSIFSLAIPMVMELVMESVFVSVNLLIIAKLGDKVLGLVGITDNYINFAYAIAVGLGIAAATLTARRAGEKDQEGMGRTAQYIILLALFFAVLIGGISCYFSAEIVDFLGVNANAVVDGVSFSRLVFLSIGLVILRLSVNGLFRGAGDADIAMKSLWICHISNIIFAVILVFGLGFIPAFGLMGLAYATVLSRTLGVLYQAFIFLSGKTSISIRVPFQLDIPLLQKILKIAFGGLVQYIIPTSSWLIMVKIISTFGTTALAGYIIAQRIASVATMPAWGIGNAAGVLTGQNLGAGEPERAEKTVWRAGTINMTYLVIVALFWQIAAEYVVKFFTTEPEVARYAVQYIHVVSMAYLLLGFTMVISRALNAAGNILQVTLLYLVMFYVIQLPLAYLLGVRFQWELRGIFTAIVSSEIVLAVLFLMIFRNGKWKTIKI, from the coding sequence ATGAGGAAATTCCTGCATATACTAAAAGAAGGAGCGGTTTTTGCCTATGGAGCTATAGCCGGGAAAAAGGTCGAATTGACTTCCGGAAGCATCAACCGTTCCATCTTTAGCCTTGCCATTCCCATGGTAATGGAACTTGTCATGGAATCTGTTTTTGTGAGCGTCAATCTATTGATTATTGCAAAATTAGGAGACAAAGTTCTGGGCCTTGTGGGAATTACAGATAACTACATCAACTTTGCTTATGCCATAGCAGTAGGGTTAGGCATTGCTGCAGCTACTCTCACAGCCAGAAGAGCAGGTGAAAAAGATCAGGAAGGAATGGGCAGAACAGCTCAGTATATTATCCTTCTCGCCTTGTTTTTTGCTGTGCTTATTGGTGGTATCTCCTGTTATTTCTCCGCTGAAATTGTTGATTTCCTTGGTGTCAACGCCAATGCCGTAGTTGATGGAGTATCTTTTTCAAGACTGGTCTTTCTGAGTATTGGGCTTGTGATTCTCCGCCTGTCGGTGAACGGACTTTTCAGAGGTGCGGGTGATGCAGATATTGCAATGAAATCACTTTGGATCTGCCATATTTCCAATATCATCTTTGCCGTGATTCTTGTTTTCGGATTAGGGTTTATCCCTGCTTTCGGGTTGATGGGATTGGCTTATGCTACGGTTTTATCAAGAACGTTAGGAGTCTTATACCAGGCTTTTATATTTCTGTCCGGTAAAACCAGTATCAGCATCAGAGTTCCTTTTCAGCTTGATATACCATTGTTGCAGAAGATTCTGAAAATAGCCTTTGGAGGATTGGTTCAGTATATCATTCCAACATCCAGCTGGCTGATTATGGTGAAGATCATCTCTACCTTCGGAACAACAGCTCTTGCAGGATACATTATTGCCCAGCGTATTGCTTCAGTAGCAACGATGCCTGCCTGGGGAATAGGAAATGCAGCAGGAGTTCTTACAGGACAGAATCTGGGTGCAGGAGAGCCTGAGCGTGCAGAAAAAACAGTCTGGAGAGCAGGAACAATCAACATGACTTATCTGGTAATAGTAGCCTTATTCTGGCAGATTGCAGCGGAATATGTGGTGAAATTTTTCACTACAGAACCTGAAGTCGCAAGATATGCAGTTCAATACATCCATGTGGTTTCTATGGCTTATTTGCTATTAGGATTCACCATGGTGATCAGCCGTGCTCTGAATGCGGCCGGAAACATTCTGCAGGTTACACTGCTGTACCTCGTCATGTTTTATGTGATTCAGCTTCCTTTGGCCTATCTCTTAGGAGTAAGGTTTCAGTGGGAACTGAGAGGAATATTTACCGCTATCGTTTCTTCGGAAATTGTCTTAGCCGTGTTATTCCTAATGATTTTTAGAAATGGAAAATGGAAAACTATAAAAATTTAA
- a CDS encoding PLP-dependent aminotransferase family protein, translated as MDSPVKIPYESFIKIDRKSETSIYLQIANQLINAIQRGFLPFGTKLPGTRTFSEMLEIHRNTAVTVYDELSAQGWTESFPNKGTFVIGKDQEKPVKVNDFEENNLQNYPISTGFSFKTSNILDNPFEHSDCEYVFNDGVPDIRLTQIGQHSRFYSSILKRKSNQKALGHYNHDGSEFFKEHLSQYLNLSRGLPISKNNLLITRSTEMSIYIVSEILLSAGDIVLVGALSYFSVNMIFMKAGVDIVSIPIDEEGIIVESVREACKKQKIRMLYLTPHHHYPTTVALSAQRRFELLELANEYGFIILEDDYDYEFHYDKSPILPLASADTNGMVIYIGSFGKSLAPGFRTGFIVAPENLMTEMRKYLGIIDRQGDILMERALGEMIAEGEINRYLKKSLKVYQERRDYFSALLEENLGDFISFQKPSGGLAIWLEWNIPLNLMQLSRNCAKDNLFIPKTLLYQNKGLTAMRLGFGDLNFEEMNKGIEVFSKNVKGLIN; from the coding sequence ATGGATAGTCCGGTTAAGATTCCTTACGAAAGTTTTATAAAGATTGATAGAAAATCAGAGACTTCTATCTATTTGCAGATTGCGAATCAGTTGATCAATGCTATTCAAAGAGGCTTTTTACCTTTTGGAACGAAACTTCCGGGAACAAGAACGTTCAGTGAAATGCTGGAAATCCATAGAAATACAGCTGTTACTGTGTATGATGAATTGTCGGCTCAGGGTTGGACAGAGAGTTTTCCGAATAAAGGAACATTTGTCATTGGAAAGGATCAGGAAAAACCTGTAAAAGTGAACGATTTTGAGGAAAATAACCTTCAAAACTATCCAATATCGACCGGTTTTTCATTCAAAACATCCAATATTCTTGATAATCCTTTTGAACATTCGGACTGTGAATATGTCTTTAATGATGGAGTGCCTGATATCCGTTTGACGCAGATCGGGCAGCATTCCCGGTTTTACAGTTCTATTCTGAAGCGTAAATCCAATCAGAAGGCTTTAGGACATTATAATCATGATGGAAGTGAGTTTTTTAAAGAACATTTATCACAATATCTGAATCTCTCCCGTGGACTCCCTATTTCCAAGAACAATCTGCTCATTACCAGAAGTACTGAAATGAGTATTTATATTGTTTCCGAAATTCTTCTTTCGGCTGGCGATATTGTATTAGTAGGAGCTTTAAGTTATTTTTCCGTCAATATGATTTTTATGAAAGCGGGGGTTGATATTGTTTCTATCCCTATTGATGAGGAAGGAATTATCGTAGAAAGTGTAAGAGAAGCCTGTAAAAAGCAGAAAATAAGAATGCTTTATCTGACACCTCATCACCACTATCCTACTACTGTTGCTTTGAGCGCTCAGAGAAGATTTGAATTATTGGAACTTGCGAATGAATATGGATTTATTATTCTGGAGGATGATTATGATTATGAATTTCATTACGATAAAAGCCCCATTCTTCCTTTAGCCAGTGCTGATACCAATGGAATGGTGATCTATATCGGTTCTTTCGGGAAATCTTTGGCTCCAGGATTCAGGACAGGATTTATCGTGGCTCCTGAAAATCTGATGACAGAAATGCGTAAATACCTTGGAATTATCGATCGTCAGGGTGATATTCTAATGGAAAGAGCCCTTGGAGAAATGATTGCAGAAGGGGAAATCAACCGCTATCTGAAAAAATCTTTAAAAGTTTATCAGGAAAGGCGTGATTATTTTTCTGCGCTTCTGGAAGAAAACCTGGGTGATTTTATCTCCTTTCAGAAACCTTCGGGCGGTCTTGCCATTTGGCTGGAATGGAATATTCCACTGAATCTGATGCAATTGAGCCGAAACTGTGCAAAAGATAATCTTTTCATTCCTAAAACACTGTTGTATCAGAATAAAGGTCTTACCGCCATGCGACTGGGGTTTGGTGATCTTAATTTTGAAGAGATGAACAAAGGGATTGAGGTTTTTTCGAAAAATGTGAAGGGATTGATAAACTGA